The following proteins come from a genomic window of Brevibacillus antibioticus:
- a CDS encoding (Fe-S)-binding protein, translating to MLKEALVKKLDYDELSNCMRCGFCQPACPTFQETGYEAASPRGRIALMKAVADGVMEPDKDFVDQMNLCLGCRACEPVCPAGVQYGQLIEQTREAIEEVQEHSWWVKAVRKLAFFHLFPHQKRMYQLGGLLRFYQRSGVKKAVRKLGVLSILPKQMREMEAIIPEASGKGIVDFFGGTVIPAVGERKYRVGMFHGCIMDVLFNETNRNTVRLLSEAGCEVLIAPDQVCCGALHAHSGEREQARHLARKNVAAFHKADVDIIVSNAGGCGAMLQEYDHLLAEDAEWQERAQWFASRVKDISEVLARLVEPKEWQLLPQRITYQSSCHLRNGMKVTKEPVSLLQAIPGATYVQLREGDRCCGSAGIYNLVQPEMAGSLLDVKMGHVAATQADILVTSNPGCLLQMKAGIHRAGLEGKMEAVHIVDLLARVQKEEKPLSTPE from the coding sequence GTGCTTAAAGAAGCCTTGGTAAAGAAACTCGATTACGATGAACTGTCCAATTGCATGCGTTGTGGCTTCTGCCAGCCTGCCTGTCCGACCTTTCAGGAAACAGGCTATGAGGCGGCTTCTCCACGAGGTCGCATCGCCTTGATGAAAGCCGTAGCAGACGGTGTCATGGAGCCGGACAAAGATTTCGTCGATCAAATGAATCTGTGTCTAGGCTGCCGGGCATGTGAGCCGGTATGCCCGGCAGGTGTGCAGTACGGTCAGCTGATCGAACAGACGAGAGAAGCGATCGAAGAGGTGCAGGAGCATTCTTGGTGGGTCAAAGCCGTCCGCAAGCTCGCGTTTTTCCACCTGTTTCCTCATCAGAAGCGCATGTACCAGCTCGGCGGACTCTTGCGCTTTTATCAACGCTCAGGTGTGAAAAAAGCCGTTCGCAAGCTGGGGGTGCTGTCCATTCTGCCAAAGCAAATGCGAGAGATGGAAGCGATCATTCCTGAAGCATCTGGAAAAGGTATCGTGGATTTTTTCGGTGGCACGGTTATTCCAGCCGTAGGCGAACGCAAGTATCGTGTTGGAATGTTTCATGGCTGCATCATGGATGTCTTATTCAATGAGACGAATCGCAACACGGTGCGGCTTCTAAGTGAGGCAGGCTGTGAGGTCCTCATCGCTCCAGACCAGGTTTGTTGCGGTGCTCTCCATGCACATAGCGGTGAACGTGAACAGGCTCGCCATCTGGCGCGAAAAAACGTGGCAGCTTTTCACAAGGCTGACGTGGATATCATTGTATCCAATGCAGGTGGTTGCGGTGCGATGCTGCAAGAATACGACCATCTGCTGGCGGAAGATGCCGAATGGCAGGAGAGGGCACAATGGTTCGCTTCACGCGTGAAGGATATTAGCGAGGTGCTTGCACGCCTCGTCGAACCAAAAGAATGGCAGTTATTACCGCAAAGAATCACCTATCAATCCTCCTGTCACCTTCGCAACGGGATGAAGGTGACAAAAGAGCCAGTGAGTCTCTTACAAGCCATTCCGGGAGCCACATACGTACAGCTTCGCGAAGGAGATCGCTGCTGCGGTTCAGCTGGCATTTACAATCTAGTGCAGCCTGAGATGGCCGGGAGCCTTTTGGATGTAAAAATGGGTCATGTAGCGGCTACCCAAGCAGACATTCTCGTGACCTCGAATCCGGGCTGTCTATTGCAAATGAAAGCAGGCATTCATCGAGCTGGACTGGAAGGAAAGATGGAGGCCGTGCACATCGTTGATTTATTGGCACGTGTACAGAAGGAAGAAAAGCCCTTGTCTACCCCTGAGTAA
- a CDS encoding FAD-binding oxidoreductase translates to MLPESIREELRAIVGEKNCLDKQEALVAYSYDATPMQQALPDVVVMPKSTDEVQQVMRVAARHHISVVTRGAGSNLCGGTIPVGGGIVLVLSRMNQIVEIDEQNLTITVQPGVRTVDIHQAVEALGLFYPPDPGSMVISTIGGNIALNSGGLRGLKYGTTKDYVLGLEAVLPNGEVIRTGGKLMKDVAGYDLTKLLVGSEGTLAIITEAILKLIPKPQTQRVMLAMFADMAQAARSVSDIIANRIIPGTLEFLDQGTIRVVEDFKQIGLPTNVAAILLIGQDGEPQTVERDMEQIAAICQKNDAVQIKVATTVEEADEVMTARRSALAALSRMRPTTILEDATVPRAAIAPMVAAIQEITERYGLQICTFGHAGDGNLHPTCMTDARNTEEIERVEHAFEEIFAAAIDLGGTITGEHGVGIVKAPYLEWKVGASGIEIMKGIKHAFDPHNLLNPDKMFAKHSRNRVVVQRA, encoded by the coding sequence ATGCTGCCAGAATCCATTCGCGAAGAGCTGCGTGCCATCGTCGGAGAGAAAAACTGTCTCGATAAACAGGAAGCATTAGTTGCCTATTCGTATGACGCGACGCCGATGCAGCAAGCATTGCCGGATGTGGTCGTCATGCCGAAGAGCACAGACGAAGTCCAACAGGTCATGCGAGTTGCAGCACGACACCACATCTCTGTTGTGACGCGTGGAGCTGGCTCCAATCTATGCGGCGGAACGATACCAGTCGGTGGCGGGATTGTCTTGGTGTTGAGCCGGATGAATCAGATCGTAGAGATTGACGAGCAAAATTTGACGATTACGGTGCAGCCGGGGGTCCGAACGGTCGACATCCATCAGGCGGTAGAGGCACTCGGTTTGTTTTACCCACCCGATCCAGGCAGTATGGTCATCTCCACGATTGGCGGGAATATTGCGCTTAATTCGGGTGGACTGCGCGGGTTGAAGTACGGAACAACCAAGGATTACGTGCTGGGTCTCGAAGCTGTGTTGCCGAACGGAGAAGTCATTCGTACCGGGGGCAAGCTGATGAAGGATGTGGCGGGTTATGATCTGACCAAGCTCTTGGTCGGTAGCGAGGGCACATTAGCGATCATTACCGAGGCTATTCTCAAGCTGATTCCGAAGCCGCAGACACAGCGAGTGATGCTTGCGATGTTCGCAGATATGGCACAGGCGGCGAGGTCTGTTTCCGATATCATTGCCAATCGTATCATCCCTGGCACGCTTGAATTTCTCGATCAGGGCACGATCCGTGTTGTCGAGGATTTCAAACAGATCGGGCTTCCGACAAATGTGGCGGCAATTCTCCTGATCGGTCAGGACGGAGAGCCGCAGACAGTCGAACGGGACATGGAGCAGATTGCTGCTATTTGCCAGAAGAATGATGCCGTCCAAATCAAGGTAGCGACGACAGTCGAGGAAGCTGATGAGGTAATGACTGCCAGACGCAGTGCGCTCGCCGCATTGTCACGGATGCGTCCGACGACCATCTTGGAGGACGCAACAGTTCCCCGTGCCGCGATTGCCCCGATGGTCGCCGCAATCCAAGAGATTACAGAGCGTTACGGACTGCAAATTTGCACCTTTGGCCATGCAGGAGACGGCAATTTACATCCGACCTGTATGACAGACGCTCGCAACACGGAAGAGATCGAGCGTGTCGAGCATGCCTTCGAGGAAATTTTCGCGGCGGCAATCGATTTGGGCGGAACGATTACGGGAGAGCATGGTGTAGGAATCGTCAAGGCACCGTATTTGGAGTGGAAGGTAGGGGCCTCAGGTATCGAGATCATGAAAGGCATCAAGCATGCTTTCGATCCTCATAATCTCCTGAACCCTGACAAGATGTTTGCGAAACACTCCCGGAACAGAGTGGTGGTCCAGCGTGCTTAA
- a CDS encoding VOC family protein has translation MGIKLDMVGIVVQDMKKALDFYRVLGFDIPEGANEEPHVEVAQDGFRLAFDTMEVAKGVYGGWEAPVGHRIELAFLCEDAAALDALYTKIISHGYESHREPWDAFWGQRYAIVKDPDGNLISLFA, from the coding sequence GTGGGAATCAAGCTTGATATGGTAGGGATTGTTGTACAGGACATGAAAAAAGCGTTGGATTTCTATCGGGTACTCGGTTTCGATATTCCCGAGGGAGCAAATGAAGAGCCGCATGTGGAGGTAGCGCAGGACGGTTTTCGTCTGGCCTTTGATACAATGGAAGTTGCCAAGGGTGTGTATGGAGGATGGGAAGCACCTGTCGGGCATCGGATTGAGCTGGCTTTTTTGTGTGAGGATGCAGCGGCGCTTGATGCGTTGTATACGAAAATCATTTCCCATGGCTACGAGAGTCACCGTGAGCCGTGGGATGCGTTTTGGGGCCAGCGGTATGCCATTGTGAAGGACCCGGATGGGAACCTGATCAGTTTGTTTGCGTAA
- a CDS encoding MmcQ/YjbR family DNA-binding protein — MNEHTLDTYCRKQPGATHDYQMDWECDRYHVGGKIFAMIGGDSKGVRILTVKCDPMRAEELRVTYEGIVPGYHMNKSHWNSVYLDADIPEGLWERMIEHAYGTVLQKLPKRVQQEIMSEQE; from the coding sequence GTGAATGAACACACATTAGATACATACTGCCGGAAGCAGCCCGGTGCCACCCATGACTATCAGATGGATTGGGAATGCGATCGCTACCATGTCGGAGGCAAAATATTTGCCATGATCGGAGGCGATTCCAAAGGTGTTCGCATCCTCACCGTAAAATGCGATCCGATGCGTGCGGAGGAATTGCGCGTGACCTACGAAGGGATCGTACCCGGCTATCACATGAATAAGTCCCATTGGAATTCTGTTTACCTGGACGCTGATATTCCCGAAGGCTTATGGGAAAGGATGATCGAGCATGCGTACGGAACGGTGCTCCAAAAACTGCCCAAGCGCGTCCAGCAAGAAATCATGAGCGAACAGGAGTGA
- a CDS encoding DUF6597 domain-containing transcriptional factor, translating to MRQFRPVQPPTLQRASAQNAYHYQEYMPSKCLVNDIACYWTSEYDGKGIASASRVIPDGCVDIIFNLDATSYQKGAFLTGLMRTYEVIPLTEPQSMIGIRFYAEGAARFLRYPVAVINGHHPNLEDIWGKEANEVIEGLLEASNTAERIAFLERELIKRLWRDDRADPLLLTSMNYLYEYRGNLSMTALAEKVNYSERTLRRTFQQQLGMSPKELGRIIQFQGLLQMLAKGTRTSFTDAALQCGYYDQSHLIKSFHTFYGVAPSKMISPNRANE from the coding sequence ATGAGGCAATTCCGTCCGGTGCAACCTCCGACTCTGCAACGAGCGAGCGCCCAAAATGCCTATCACTATCAGGAGTACATGCCCAGCAAATGTCTGGTGAACGATATCGCCTGCTACTGGACCTCAGAATACGACGGTAAAGGGATAGCATCCGCAAGCCGGGTCATACCCGATGGATGCGTCGATATCATTTTCAATCTCGATGCCACTTCCTATCAGAAGGGGGCATTTCTAACGGGACTGATGAGGACGTATGAGGTGATCCCATTGACTGAACCACAATCCATGATTGGCATCCGATTTTACGCGGAGGGAGCAGCTCGCTTTTTGCGCTACCCTGTCGCCGTGATCAATGGACATCATCCGAATCTGGAAGACATCTGGGGTAAAGAGGCGAATGAGGTGATAGAAGGCTTGCTCGAAGCTTCCAATACGGCGGAGCGGATCGCTTTTTTGGAGCGGGAGCTTATCAAACGATTGTGGAGGGATGATCGAGCAGACCCGTTGCTATTGACCAGCATGAACTATTTATATGAATACAGAGGAAATCTTTCCATGACAGCGCTCGCTGAGAAAGTGAATTACAGCGAGAGAACCTTGCGCAGGACGTTTCAACAACAATTGGGTATGAGCCCGAAGGAACTGGGCCGAATCATTCAATTTCAAGGGCTGCTGCAAATGCTGGCTAAGGGAACTCGCACTTCGTTTACAGATGCAGCTCTCCAATGTGGCTATTACGATCAGTCGCACTTGATCAAAAGCTTTCACACTTTTTATGGTGTAGCTCCAAGTAAAATGATTTCGCCAAATCGTGCGAATGAATAG
- a CDS encoding YheC/YheD family protein, which translates to MISSSKWSLHQFFSESPYIRPYLPPTALYQPANLDSYLAKYSTVYIKPTRTHMGKGIIRVWKTDRGDYQFVKERGEPVQANSLADLKQQLAVQCTEKNYVIQKGLDLAEIDARPFDIRVMMMRNGLGKWQYAGMLAKVAGADSIITNVARGGGYAVTVPHALKKSGAVTPDKIKGIVSLLIQISHRVCAHFNKYRHSAQIGVDFAIDKTGNLSIIEVNYDFPSHGLFAKLKDKTYYHTIKRLHYQYKNRVKRKQRKA; encoded by the coding sequence GTGATCTCCTCCTCCAAGTGGAGCCTTCATCAGTTCTTTTCAGAAAGTCCTTACATTCGTCCTTACCTGCCGCCTACTGCTTTATATCAGCCCGCAAACTTGGACTCGTATTTAGCGAAGTATTCTACCGTCTATATCAAACCAACGAGAACCCATATGGGGAAAGGCATTATTCGTGTCTGGAAAACAGATCGTGGGGACTATCAATTTGTGAAGGAGCGCGGAGAGCCTGTGCAAGCAAATTCTTTAGCTGACTTGAAGCAGCAGCTTGCCGTGCAGTGTACAGAAAAAAATTATGTCATACAAAAAGGGCTGGATTTAGCTGAAATCGACGCTCGTCCCTTTGATATTCGCGTCATGATGATGCGCAATGGCCTGGGCAAATGGCAATATGCTGGCATGCTAGCTAAGGTAGCTGGTGCCGACAGTATTATTACCAATGTCGCTCGCGGCGGCGGATATGCCGTAACAGTCCCGCATGCCTTGAAAAAGTCCGGAGCTGTCACACCCGACAAGATAAAAGGGATCGTCTCTTTGTTGATCCAAATCAGTCACCGTGTATGTGCCCACTTTAATAAATATCGGCACAGTGCGCAAATCGGCGTCGATTTTGCTATTGATAAAACTGGAAACCTCTCCATTATTGAGGTCAATTACGACTTTCCATCCCATGGGCTGTTTGCCAAGCTCAAAGACAAGACCTATTATCATACGATTAAAAGACTTCACTATCAGTATAAAAACCGCGTGAAACGAAAACAGAGGAAGGCATAA